From Hartmannibacter diazotrophicus, a single genomic window includes:
- a CDS encoding recombinase family protein — protein sequence MKIGYVRASTDDEDLNQQRRALRLAGCRKIFEDRTSGTSTKRPGLDEALEQCGSDGVLVVWKLDRLGRSLSHLITIVQELGDKGCGFQSLSENIDTTTDGGRRVFHLMGSLAEFERALIAERTKAGLAAARMRGVQIGRRKAMNAEQVRRARALLEAGERPADIARTLQVGRSTLYRALDVQHARGGQAA from the coding sequence ATGAAAATAGGCTATGTGCGAGCTTCGACCGACGACGAGGACCTGAACCAGCAGCGCCGAGCCTTGCGCCTCGCTGGCTGCAGGAAGATTTTTGAGGATCGGACTTCCGGCACATCAACCAAGCGCCCAGGCCTCGACGAGGCGCTGGAACAGTGCGGCTCGGACGGTGTTCTCGTGGTCTGGAAACTCGACCGCCTCGGCCGCTCCCTTTCTCACCTCATCACCATTGTCCAGGAACTCGGCGACAAGGGCTGCGGCTTCCAATCCCTCTCCGAGAACATCGACACGACGACCGATGGCGGTCGCCGCGTGTTTCACCTAATGGGCTCCCTCGCCGAATTTGAACGGGCGCTGATCGCAGAGCGCACCAAAGCCGGACTGGCCGCGGCGCGCATGCGTGGTGTCCAGATCGGGCGCCGAAAGGCGATGAATGCCGAACAGGTGAGACGCGCGCGCGCCTTGCTGGAGGCTGGCGAGCGTCCGGCAGATATTGCCCGCACACTGCAGGTCGGGCGATCGACGCTCTATCGCGCACTCGACGTTCAACATGCCAGGGGAGGCCAAGCTGCATGA